Proteins found in one Methanospirillum hungatei JF-1 genomic segment:
- a CDS encoding methyl-accepting chemotaxis protein, protein MQQPLWLSDLIVYVTKLSEGDMTADVQKASEKDQIHEYLIQLRDNIKALVEDANLLSKAAVEGRLDTRADASKHQGDFRKIVEGVNDTLDAVIGPLNVAARYVDRISKGDIPAKITDNYNGDFNTIKNNLNVCIDAVNALVDDANMLSRAALDGKLKTRADASKHQGDFRKIVQGVNETLDSVIVPVNEALRVSKEYANSNFTARVDPSLKVSGDWVEFKDALNNIGIQISAAVGLINKQLLDLASNAEEATASIEEVSAGAQQIAKNAGEVSSNAIRGEDGIHQVLKAMEDLNTTVAEVSRRAEEVSSTATAANGYAKNGVELAQKSETAMEEIKRSSSEVDQIVKDINQQMDEIGKIVRLISDIANQTNLLALNAAIEAARAGEAGRGFAVVAAEVKSLAQDSRQSAENIADMIMALQTKAKKANDAMGHAGETVAMGSSALSETLGAFEQIAASIDDITRNATDVASSSEEQAASVEEVTASINEVSGLVQNTAKEAGDAAAATQEASASIDQISKIVANVNEIVEIVSSEMAKFKI, encoded by the coding sequence GTGCAACAGCCTCTTTGGCTTTCAGACTTAATTGTGTACGTGACAAAACTATCTGAGGGCGATATGACTGCAGATGTTCAAAAAGCCTCAGAAAAAGATCAAATTCATGAATATTTGATACAACTACGGGATAATATTAAAGCATTAGTGGAGGATGCAAATTTACTTTCCAAAGCAGCTGTAGAAGGTCGTTTAGATACCCGTGCAGATGCCTCCAAACATCAGGGCGATTTCCGGAAGATCGTTGAGGGTGTGAATGATACGCTAGACGCGGTTATTGGACCGCTCAATGTTGCTGCGAGATATGTTGATCGTATTTCCAAAGGAGATATTCCGGCAAAGATCACTGATAACTATAACGGTGATTTCAACACCATCAAGAATAATCTAAATGTCTGTATTGATGCTGTCAACGCTCTGGTCGATGATGCAAATATGCTTTCCAGGGCAGCACTTGATGGAAAACTTAAAACACGTGCAGATGCCTCCAAACATCAGGGTGATTTCCGCAAGATCGTACAAGGAGTCAATGAGACACTGGACAGTGTTATCGTCCCGGTGAACGAAGCCCTTCGCGTTTCCAAAGAATATGCAAATTCCAACTTTACTGCACGGGTGGATCCATCACTGAAGGTATCAGGTGACTGGGTAGAATTTAAAGACGCCCTGAACAATATCGGTATCCAGATATCGGCAGCTGTGGGTCTTATCAATAAACAACTTCTTGACCTTGCCTCCAATGCTGAAGAAGCGACCGCAAGTATTGAGGAGGTTTCAGCCGGAGCACAACAAATTGCAAAAAATGCCGGGGAAGTCAGTTCTAATGCAATACGGGGAGAAGATGGTATTCACCAGGTTCTCAAAGCTATGGAAGATCTCAATACCACCGTTGCTGAAGTATCCCGCCGTGCCGAGGAGGTATCATCCACCGCAACCGCAGCAAACGGGTATGCAAAGAACGGGGTTGAACTGGCACAAAAATCTGAGACGGCAATGGAGGAGATCAAGCGGTCATCGTCTGAAGTTGATCAGATAGTCAAAGACATCAATCAGCAGATGGATGAGATCGGTAAAATTGTAAGACTCATTTCAGATATCGCAAACCAGACCAACCTTCTTGCCCTGAACGCAGCTATTGAAGCAGCACGGGCCGGTGAAGCAGGACGAGGATTTGCGGTAGTTGCAGCTGAAGTCAAATCCCTTGCCCAGGATTCACGTCAGTCCGCCGAGAATATTGCAGATATGATCATGGCCCTCCAGACAAAAGCCAAAAAGGCGAATGATGCCATGGGTCATGCAGGAGAGACTGTTGCCATGGGAAGTTCTGCCCTTTCAGAAACGCTCGGGGCTTTTGAGCAGATTGCAGCATCCATTGATGACATCACCCGGAACGCAACCGATGTGGCATCATCATCAGAAGAACAGGCAGCATCAGTAGAAGAAGTAACCGCCAGTATTAATGAAGTAAGCGGGCTGGTTCAAAATACGGCAAAAGAGGCAGGAGATGCAGCAGCTGCAACCCAGGAAGCTTCGGCGTCTATTGACCAGATCAGTAAGATAGTTGCAAATGTGAATGAGATCGTGGAAATTGTCTCCAGTGAAATGGCGAAGTTTAAAATTTAG